In Oryza sativa Japonica Group chromosome 3, ASM3414082v1, one DNA window encodes the following:
- the LOC4332162 gene encoding calcium uniporter protein 4, mitochondrial: MAFRRTLARGIWAGKNANAAAACPAAAAPKPPARRPLPAVDDCPTLAYLRPRPGTIRYTTASVPLPAHCFPALPVGDQLFNRLRLDGLVPPTTAVTRPPEEEGVGVTVEEARKVARAAEMEVARARLRSNAQSVVSGSEFAALCVDIAGGAEGGRRLARALDDSGVVIVLGDAVFLRPDMIAKAIGSMIPATAHATRAAASVVEVRKKREEEEELRAMEEEKAGIDAAAAAQVRRELWCGLGLLAAQTLGFMRLTFWELSWDVMEPVCFYVTSLYFMSGYAFFMRTSTEPSFEGFYRSRLASRQRRLMRARSFDVARYEALKEQVGGGARYGVAARDAIVLRQQHVTHVH; encoded by the exons ATGGCGTTCCGACGAACACTAGCACGCGGCATATGGGCGGGGAAGAacgcgaacgccgccgccgcttgtccggcggctgcggctccaaaacctccggcgcggcggccgttGCCGGCGGTTGACGACTGCCCGACGCTCGCGTACCTGCGGCCCAGACCGGGAACCATCCGGTACACCACGGCGTCCGTTCCGCTTCCCGCCCATTGCTTCCCCGCCCTCCCCGTCGGCGACCAGCTGTTCAACCGGCTCCGCCTCGACGGGCTGGTCCCGCCTACGACGGCCGTGACGCGGccaccggaggaggagggggtgggcgtgacggtggaggaggcgaggaaGGTGGCGCgtgcggcggagatggaggtcGCGCGGGCGAGGCTGAGGTCCAACGCCCAGAGCGTCGTGTCCGGGTCGGAATTCGCCGCGCTCTGCGTCGACAttgccggcggcgccgagggaGGACGCAGGCTCGCCCGCGCGCTCGACGACTCCGGCGTCGTCATCGTCCTCGGcgacgccgtcttcctccgccccGACATG ATAGCGAAAGCGATCGGGAGCATGATACCGGCGACGGCACACGCGACGCGAGCTGCAGCAAGCGTCGTCGAAGTGCGGAAgaaacgggaggaggaggaggagctgcgggcgatggaggaggagaaggcgggcatcgacgcggcggcggcggcgcaggtgcgGCGGGAGCTGTGGTGCGGGCTGGGCCTCCTGGCGGCGCAGACGCTGGGGTTCATGCGGCTCACCTTCTGGGAGCTCTCGTGGGACGTCATGGAGCCCGTCTGCTTCTACGTCACGTCGCTCTACTTCATGTCCGGATACGCCTTCTTCATGCGCACCTCCACGGAGCCGTCCTTCGAGGGCTTCTACCGCAGCCGCCTCGCGTCCAGGCAGCGACGCCTCATGCGGGCGCGCAGCTTCGACGTCGCCCGGTACGAGGCGCTGAAGGAGCAGGTGGGAGGAGGAGCACGGTACGGCGTCGCGGCGCGCGACGCCATCGTGTTGAGGCAGCAGCACGTCACGCACGTTcattag
- the LOC4332161 gene encoding heptahelical transmembrane protein ADIPOR3: protein MAAAAGEEVEAARWAEAEDERKEGLRRRRRYGLVEYRALPGYMRDNEYILRHYRCEWPLPQVLLSAFSIHNETLNVWTHLIGFFIFLVLTIYTATQVPNVVDLQSLQHLPDVLRNADLHKIQTELVACLPSLPHLSDLQKLKDELKSSWNSIEVLPSLSRWHLLELLSSCLPHRFTHSNETSLSVLQSMKEDIANMIAPQLIRPIPRWPFYAFLGGAMFCLLASSTCHLLSCHSRRLAYIMLRLDYAGIAALIATSFYPPVYYSFMCYPFFCNLYLSCITILGVATIAFSLLPVFQNPEFRTIRACLFFGMGASGVIPVIHKLILFWHQPEALHTTAYEVLMGLFYGIGALVYATRVPERWMPGKFDIAGHSHQLFHVLVVAGAYTHYHSGLVYLKWRDVQGC from the exons atggcggcggcggcgggggaggaggtggaggcggcgcggtgggcggaggcggaggacgagaggaaggaggggctgcggcggcggcggaggtacGGGCTTGTGGAGTACCGGGCGCTGCCGGGCTACATGCGGGACAACGAGTACATCCTGCGCCACTACCGCTGCGAGTGGCCGCTCCCGCAGGTGCTCCTCTCCGCCTTCTCCATCCACAACGAGACCCTCAACGTCTGGAC GCACTTGATAGGATTTTTCATCTTTCTTGTTCTTACCATATACACCGCAACACAAGTTCCAAATGTAGTAGATCTTCAAAGTCTGCAGCATTTACCTGATGTGCTGAGAAACGCTGATCTTCATAAGATTCAGACAGAACTTGTGGCATGCCTTCCTTCGTTACCTCACCTTTCTGACTTGCAAAAGCTGAAGGATGAATTGAAAAGCTCATGGAATTCAATTGAGGTGCTTCCATCATTGTCCCGTTGGCACCTCTTGGAGTTACTATCAAGTTGCTTGCCGCACAGATTTACTCATTCCAATGAAACCAGTCTGTCTGTTCTT CAAAGCATGAAGGAAGATATAGCAAACATGATTGCGCCACAGTTGATTAGGCCAATTCCGAGATGGCCATTTTATGCCTTCTTGGGAGGAGCAATGTTTTGCCTTCTTGCCAGCAGCACATGCCATCTTCTCTCCTGCCACTCCCGTCGCCTTGCATACATTATGCTTCGCCTTGATTATGCAGGCATTGCTGCTCTTATCGCAACATCATTCTACCCTCCAGTATACTATTCTTTCATGTGCTATCCATTCTTTTGCAACCTGTATCTCAGCTGCATAACTATTTTAGGAGTGGCAACTATTGCTTTCTCTTTACTCCCTGTTTTCCAGAACCCTGAGTTTCGGACCATACGAGCATGCCTCTTCTTTGGCATGGGTGCATCCGGCGTGATCCCTGTCATTCACAAATTGATCCTCTTTTGGCACCAACCAGAGGCATTGCACACTACCGCATATGAGGTTCTGATGGGCCTTTTCTATGGCATTGGGGCACTGGTGTATGCAACTCGGGTGCCCGAGCGCTGGATGCCTGGAAAATTTGACATTGCTGGTCATAGCCACCAGCTTTTTCATGTGTTAGTTGTTGCTGGAGCATACACACACTATCATTCTGGACTGGTATACCTCAAGTGGAGAGACGTGCAAGGCTGCTAG